From Megalops cyprinoides isolate fMegCyp1 chromosome 18, fMegCyp1.pri, whole genome shotgun sequence, one genomic window encodes:
- the slc7a11 gene encoding cystine/glutamate transporter gives MPRRSAAGADAPLNGVDPAKSDSKGITTCGDSSGPAPQEKIELRKKVTLLRGISIIIGTIIGAGIFISPKGILQNSGSVGMSLVIWCACGVLSLFGALSYAELGTCIKKSGGHYTYILEAFGPQVAFVRLWADLIAIRPAGLAVISLAFGRYILEPIFMPCGVPELAVKLATSIGITAVMYLNSMSVSWTARIQIILTFSKLTAIALIIVPGMIQLFRGETQNFENAFRVDSVQLTGLPLAFYSGMYAYAGWFYLNFVTEEVENPERTIPLAICISMAIVTLCYVLTNVAYYTVMSAEELLSSGAVAVTFAEKMFGNFSVAVPLFVALSCFGSMNGCLFAFSRMFYVASREGHLPEILSMIHVRRHTPLPAVIVLYPLTILILFSGDIYSLLNFMSFMRWLFIGVAVVGLIYLRYTRPEMHRPFKVPLFIPAVFSFTCFFMVFLSLYSDPFNTGIGFAIALTGIPAYYIFIVFNKRPRWFHKLSDSINRSLQIIMEVVPAEY, from the exons ATGCCCCGGAGGTCCGCTGCCGGTGCTGACGCCCCCCTAAACGGGGTAGACCCCGCTAAAAGTGATTCCAAAGGGATCACCACCTGTGGGGACTCCTCTGGCCCGGCTCCCCAGGAAAAGATAGAGCTGAGGAAGAAAGTCACCCTGCTCCGCGGGATCTCCATCATCATCGGGACCATCATTGGAGCTGGGATTTTCATCTCCCCCAAGGGAATCCTCCAGAACTCGGGCAGTGTGGGAATGTCCCTTGTCATTTGGTGCGCGTGTGGAGTCTTGTCACTGTTTG GAGCCTTGTCTTATGCAGAGCTTGGGACATGTATTAAGAAATCGGGTGGCCATTACACCTATATACTTGAAGCCTTTGGTCCACAAGTGGCTTTTGTAAGGCTCTGGGCAGACTTGATTGCAATAAG ACCTGCTGGATTAGCAGTGATATCCTTGGCCTTTGGGCGGTACATTCTGGAGCCCATATTCATGCCTTGCGGAGTTCCTGAGCTCGCAGTGAAACTTGCAACATCAATTGGAATAA CTGCAGTAATGTACCTGAACAGCATGAGTGTCAGCTGGACGGCGCGGATCCAGATCATCCTCACTTTCAGCAAGCTCACAGCCATAGCACTCATCATCGTGCCGGGCATGATCCAGCTCTTTAGAG GTGAAACCCAGAACTTTGAAAACGCCTTCAGAGTTGACAGCGTTCAACTGACGGGACTCCCTCTGGCATTCTACTCTGGGATGTATGCCTACGCTGGGTG GTTTTACTTGAATTTTGTCACTGAAGAAGTGGAGAATCCAGAAAG GACTATTCCTCTGGCCATATGCATCTCCATGGCGATTGTCACCCTTTGCTACGTGCTGACAAATGTTGCCTACTACACTGTGATGTCCGCTGAGGAGCTGCTCTCATCTGGTGCCGTTGCGGTG ACATTTGCAGAGAAAATGTTTGGAAATTTCTCGGTGGCAGTTCCGTTGTTTGTGGCCTTGTCCTGTTTTGGGTCCATGAATGGCTGCTTATTCGCTTTTTCCAG GATGTTTTACGTGGCCTCACGGGAAGGTCACCTCCCCGAGATCCTGTCCATGATCCACGTCCGCCGCCACACGCCGCTGCCCGCCGTCATCGTCCTG TACCCACTGACGATACTAATACTGTTCTCAGGGGACATCTACAGCCTGCTGAACTTCATGAGCTTCATGCGCTGGCTCTTCATCGGAGTCGCCGTCGTTGGGCTTATATACCTCCGATACACGCGCCCAGAAATGCACCGTCCCTTTAAG GTTCCTCTGTTCATCCCGGCTGTGTTCTCCTTCACCTGCTTCTTCAtggttttcctctctctgtactcAGACCCATTCAACACGGGCATCGGCTTTGCCATTGCACTAACTGGCATCCCTGCCTACTACATCTTCATTGTGTTCAACAAGAGGCCCAGATGGTTTCACAAGCTCTCAG ATTCAATAAACAGGTCCTTGCAAATCATCATGGAGGTCGTCCCAGCTGAATATTGA